A single candidate division WOR-3 bacterium DNA region contains:
- a CDS encoding mechanosensitive ion channel, whose translation MLFSFLTLKIAATFIGWFVLELLMAKTFKHRFLLKNKFFIHALVFFLFLWLLSLVLSDLIFPARIGIILGNLFSGAVLVIGSYLLADLADFFLSGQTHYKGQSARIIPGVLRNIIKFVLVVIFVLLILHFHFKMELKGISVTSAVLAGVLGFALQETLGNLLSGIALNMESPFKHGDWIKVGEEEGWVIDITWRSTTIHTRQDDLITIPNSKVSSEKIINFSRPQRNKAVEINVGVSYENSPEKVKNIIIQCALESKLAKKEPRPLCWLTNYGDSSINYKLKFWIKDYAEIHQAQDEVMTKIWYSFKRNSIDIPFPIRQIKNYESHAASVEIRIQETVETLKRIAIFEPLESEDIMLLAKNSPRVSYGQGDIIIRQEDEGDSMFIITKGEVVVEKKGEDGSHKFVAKLGPLDFVGEMSLLTGERRSATVKAFTEVEVILINKNAFKQILVANPKIAFSLSEKLLGRKKELERLGDPKYSELDSVHDEKEKTSILMKIQGFFGITRK comes from the coding sequence ATGCTTTTTTCTTTTTTGACTCTGAAAATCGCCGCCACTTTTATCGGATGGTTCGTCCTGGAACTTCTGATGGCTAAAACTTTCAAGCACAGGTTTCTCTTAAAGAACAAGTTTTTTATTCACGCGCTCGTTTTTTTTCTTTTTCTATGGTTGCTCAGTCTTGTACTTTCGGACCTGATATTTCCAGCCAGAATCGGCATAATTCTGGGCAATCTTTTCTCAGGAGCCGTACTTGTAATCGGCTCATATCTTTTGGCGGACCTTGCGGATTTCTTTTTGTCGGGACAGACTCACTACAAAGGACAATCCGCCAGAATAATTCCCGGCGTCCTCAGGAACATAATAAAATTCGTCCTGGTGGTCATTTTCGTATTACTTATACTTCATTTCCACTTCAAGATGGAACTGAAGGGTATTTCAGTTACGTCCGCGGTCCTGGCCGGTGTCCTCGGTTTTGCACTTCAGGAAACTCTCGGAAATCTTCTTTCCGGTATAGCCTTGAACATGGAATCGCCGTTCAAGCACGGAGACTGGATAAAAGTCGGTGAAGAAGAGGGATGGGTCATTGATATCACATGGAGATCGACTACCATACACACAAGGCAGGACGACCTGATAACAATACCGAATTCGAAAGTGAGTTCTGAAAAAATAATCAATTTCTCGAGACCTCAGAGAAACAAGGCTGTCGAGATCAATGTCGGAGTGTCGTACGAAAATTCACCCGAAAAAGTAAAAAATATAATCATTCAGTGCGCCCTCGAATCCAAGCTCGCTAAAAAAGAGCCCCGGCCTCTGTGCTGGCTGACAAATTACGGGGATTCTTCTATAAATTACAAGCTTAAGTTCTGGATAAAAGATTACGCAGAGATACATCAGGCCCAGGACGAGGTCATGACTAAAATCTGGTATTCATTCAAGAGGAACAGCATTGATATACCTTTCCCGATAAGACAGATAAAGAATTACGAGTCCCATGCCGCTTCGGTCGAAATAAGGATACAGGAAACAGTCGAAACTCTCAAAAGAATAGCTATTTTCGAGCCGCTGGAATCGGAGGACATAATGCTTCTGGCGAAGAATTCTCCGAGAGTGTCCTACGGCCAGGGAGACATAATCATAAGGCAGGAAGACGAAGGCGATTCAATGTTCATAATCACCAAAGGCGAGGTGGTTGTTGAGAAGAAAGGGGAGGACGGATCTCATAAATTCGTCGCTAAACTCGGACCTCTCGACTTTGTAGGGGAGATGTCACTCTTGACCGGCGAAAGGAGGAGCGCGACCGTAAAGGCGTTCACTGAAGTCGAGGTGATCCTTATAAATAAAAACGCTTTCAAACAGATACTTGTCGCGAATCCCAAGATAGCTTTTTCTCTAAGTGAAAAACTTCTGGGAA